AAATCACAACTCTGCATTGTTGCCGGCATGAATTGCCGACTGTGGGGGCAAATTGCagtgtctgtttcctacaaaaCACACCACTACACAGCTCACTGGTGTTCTGATAACTAGCTTTAGTTATAATATTTGTAAGTGAtaccacaggcagacaaccctaaggatgcaAGAAGAGCGTGTGAATCGGCCGTTACCACTGTTTCAAAATAATGTAACATCATGCactctcgcatccttagggttgtctacCTGTGGGGATACTTCAACGCAACTTCACTCAACTTTGGAAAGACAGTGAAGAAAACGGTTGAGCAACCAACACACACAACAGTACTGCAAAGCATGTGGAAATAGGGGGAATTTTTACCACTTTGATTTTGGCATGCGGCATTGCGACATGAACCCAATATGGAGACATGATAGGGTCACAATCACATGAGGTGATACAATGTACGTGCCTGTCGGCCAGCCAGTCCAAGGTGTCGCCCAAACCCTGAAATCGCATGGCATCACGATCAATACCTACGAAACATATTCGAGACATTTGCAAAACAACACTGGTGATTAGGATGCGTTCTTCTTCGTCGGAACACAATGACCCACATGTGGCCATGAGTCTGGAATCAAACCCGGCGCCACAATTGCTATCAACGGTACCACTATACCACCCCTGCTCCCCTCCAATTAGCACAGCTATTCTCGGTGGGCAACAGTAAAACATAATAGTACAGTCTCAATAAAGAAAATAGGAATTAAAACAACTGaaagaaatttatttcaaaataagaaACTCTTACAAAATAAACTAAATCAATTTAAACTGAATCTGCAggtacataattataataaagaaaggaaagaatgaTTAACTTCGCTCATATCAACATAAACCTCCTCAGTCTCCAATCTTGAACTTCAGGAATAGTTTGTGCAGTTTTCGTTTGAAAAGGGGTTTGCAGTGGTTGACTGTAGTTTAAAGTCACGTAGCTTGGGAGGAATCATATTCCAAATTCTCGCACCTCCTATATTCTGACtgtcatttacatgtaaaataatgaTTGAATCATTAAGTATtttcagaaacccataagggttgaaacgtgtaacgcgtgttcacagcttccgaatattcagtgcgagcTGATTGGTTGAGTGTTTcggtgctaagtaccatatttggaaacccctagctcttgttgttccaaatatggtacttagcaaattgaatattcagaagcttatttcccagcacacaaggggccgttacacgtttcaacccttatgagttttTGGTATTTTACATTAAATATGATCTCAGTAAGAGGTGTTTGGTTTTATTGGAACCATGACTTGTCACTTTCTGTATGGTTCATGAAATTGAAACTGTCCAATCAGTCAATTCAACTTTTtctcatttaaaaaaatgttacatgtattttaggGAGAGAAGTATTTTGTTCTAAAAAGACCAAAAGAAGCCCCAGCAGTGCTTCGCAAACCACCAAGACCAACAAAACAAAGGGACAGACCCGTGTCTGGCCCACCAGCATTTCGTGGAGCAAAGCTGGAAGAAATGCCTGGAGGATCTGTTATGCACATACGACAACACTCCAGAGATGGATCTCCAGATCTTGGTCACTCCAACAAAGAGAATGACAAACCTGCAGAAAGAAAAGAATCCAGAGGTGAAAGACCCATGTCAATCAATGGTTCAGCTGTTGATAGTGGTGTTGATACAGATGtaagttttaaattaaaatttaatatatAGCTGATTTTCTGCACAAAGTGAAGATGAATTTGACAATTTAATTACCTCCAtcctcctcttcatcatcataCTGTGTAAAAGTCATTTTATAACACAACATTTATAATACACACATGTACATTTactgttacaataattatatatttttaccAAAGAAGACCTACAAGAAGGGAGAACATTCATCTCCTGCTGTCTAGCAAGTAACTGTGCACTAATTTAGTACCTGAACTTCCTCATCTACTTTTCTTTTCCACATGACAGTAAAAGGGAACTTGAAATGTCCTTTGTGAAGCGTTAACTTTGTTCCTTTTAGAGCTGACCTCACTTTTTCAAATCCAACATTTAGACCCTCAACCTGGGAGGAATTAGGTTTCGTAATACAGTGTACCGTACATGTACCCTGAAAGTAGTGTCAGGAAATCATTTTACAGTATGAACAATCACGGTTTTTATGGAACAAAATGAGTGACacggttttcaaaaaatttagGTAAATATGGTTGAAATCCATATAATAGTGAGATACAGTGTACTAGgactatgaaaaaaaaaaaacatgtactGGTATATTACATTTGACTTTTACAATTTAGCTCATGCAAGGAAACTGGTTTGAAATTTGTAAGTTCTATGTATTTAGTGGTGCTTTGGGaagttgaataataaattattattattattattattattattattattataatttttttttttagggagGATATTTGGCCTGGTTTGTAGTCCTTGGGAGCGGGTTACAAAAAGTCATCACAGGTCCCAGGTCgactcttttctttcttcttacaGGGACAGTACTTTCCTTTAGTTAGTATCTATGCTGTCCCCAGCACTGCGGTTTTCTGGATCACTTCTAACCTCACATTCATGTCGATTCGCTttatttatcatcatcatcatcatcattattgatTATTTTAATGTGCTTTCTTGCAGTCCAGCAGCTCTGTTGGAAGTATAACAGAGTCATCCACTGTTCAGATgttaaaaaagcaatttttaaaCTCTGGCAAACTTGCATCCAGTGTGGGACAGTCAACAGATAAATTATCACGCAGTAATGATGACTTGGTAAGatactaaataaataaaaataatatgcaTTTTTGTTAATTACctagaaacaaaaattaatatgtaatacatgtacatgttgtatCCATGTACAGTTTAATTAataacctctcggagcagagtagaaaatCAACAAACTCTGAACCCACAAAATGATGACATTTTGAGCTGCTGCATGGGAATCAAACCTTGGTGGAAGGCCAGGGGCCTGTCTTGAAAGTCTCTCAAGAGTGTCACAATCTTttcacaattataattattttgctgCTGATCGCAAAAATGAGCGATATTACACGACGTTTTGAAGTCATCTTGACTTCTGAATCATTGTGTAATATCGCTCATTTTTGTAATCAAAATGTATTTCAAAAAGTTTTCTCCTTCGAATTTTGCTTCTATTTATCTTGAAAACATACAGAAAGACcaatgatatatttttaaaacaagtggatggcaggttcacaaatgaCTTTTTGGTGCCAAAAAATTATCGTAACATTTTAGTTTATGGTCCCCAGCACTTGCACTTATTTACTGCTCCAAACCGGCTCCACAGCACTTGGAACAAGTCTGTTTGACTTACGGCTGTTTTTGCTGTCAGGCTGGCCTCACACGCATGAAAGCCTTTTTGAGAAATGAAGCTACATTTTACCAAGCTGGCCACATTTGCTGGAGAAAATAAGGCAAACCACAATGTTGAGAAAGCTGTGCCTTTTCATGCACAGGAGGttcttttaatatttattatctCACAGAGTTTGTGAATGAGGGCTCTGTGATGGGTCTActggttaataataataattataattatttcttttctgGGAAGAATTAAAAGGTTAGCGATTCAAGATgagattacaaaggcagcactttttccttGAATGTTACATAACTGTGTAACACCTCAAGTTGCTTGGCCTGAGTAGACCTACATGTACGATCTCCTGCACCATTCTTGATTGCAGAAGCAATTAAATTGTGCTCTTGCCATATGAAAACTGTTAATTACATTTTTATACAGCAGGTGGtccaatgtacatgtatgatacatgtacactgtactaCTGTTAGGAAAGTACTCTAAAAATGACACAAAAATTATTAAGTTACTGTGACTGTCCCATTACACATTCTGACTTCTAacaacaagttttttttgtAATGTGAACACCACGTTTTGCTGTGATTGCAAGTCCGGATCGCATTGAATTTAAGAACACAATTAACAAAAATTGATTGGTACATGTACTCTTGTTTTTGTAGGATCGCATGGAGGAGGACGTGGAAGGTCAGTGAATTGAATCCTATTGGCTACTGAATACTCTAAATACAACTGTACAGtgtattaacccattgactcctcaggCACCAGGGCTAGGATTCCCACAGTTGAtgggtaaaattgtctggcgttaaaACCCAGTGAGTAAAATCTGGTGAGTGGTCGATCTCACTCTCGGAGTGAGGTTAAAGGCTGTATGCAATTTAAGGTCGTAATTGAGACATGGGGCAGAATATGACCCTCTTTATTGGCCGACCAAAGTGTGCCTACTCTGTGAGAGGATGTAATTTACTGTTTAtaagaatgatgatgatgatgatgatgatgatgatgatgatgatgataaaatatcaggatttgaAGTGGGAGATTAGAAGAATGTGGAGTGTAAAAAATGTGGATGTAGTATCGTTGGTTGTTGCAGGGGCTCTTGGAAGTGTTATTGAGAAACTTGGATAATGGATTGAAAAGTTGGGGATTAGGGTAAGAATTGGACTGTTGCAGAAAACTACGCTATTGGGAACAGCCAGAATTTTAAGGAAGTTGCTTGACTTTTAAGTACCAGGAGAGTGTTCCCAGGGGACCCTTGGTTATTTGTTATGACTCACTCCCTTGGGATGAATGTCGGCATGATGAGAACAGCCAGAGCTCAGAGCTAAAtggatgataataataataataataataataataataataataataataccgtatttacccgcgtATAATGCGCACCCGTGTATAATGCGCACCCTtatttttgcaacatttttctttgaaaaaaaagcatTCATGCTTCGTTTCAACAGTTAATTACCTAAAGCTTGCAATGTGATTATTCACATTTTCGAAGCGAGCGATACTTAAACTTAAATACAAAAGGATTATCAAAAGGATTATTTACAGTAGTAAAAGTTTCGAATCGAGCGATACCTTAAGGCTTTAAAACAAGGGAGTTATATACATGTTAAAAGTTTCAGAGCGAGCGATGCTTTAAGATTACGAAGTGATTGTTTAGTACACGTTAATAGTTTCAAAGCGACTGAAGCGACTAGCTAGCGATATTTAACTAGGAATTATTTACGTATCAAAATTTTGAAGCGAGCGATAACGAACGATAACTTAATATGACTGTACTTTGAATAAACAAAAGTGTTCCACGCACTGGCGCTCTGTTGTTACTGTTAAATTTGCTCAAAGTCTGTATTTAAACTTCTACATGGAAAACTCTTCTAAATCAGTCATTATTTACAGTAGTTTCATAAGCTCAAGTTGAAATTGTACCTTAAAATCCTTCAAAATCTGACTCTGAGTCAGATGCGAATAGCTCGTCGATAAGATCATCGTCAAACGATTCATCAGATGAACTGAGTCTATCCTTAAAAAGGTTTATTTAAACAAACGTCTAAAGACTGCATGACAGAGGTAAGCCCGCCAGGTATTACTGACAAATCCGTGTTCTCTGATTTCAGCAATCGCTTCACCTGCTCTGTCTTGTGTGCTTCGAAGGAATCAAACACGAGTAGACTCCTTCGCCGACTAAGGCCTCCAATACGAGCACGCCAGACTTTTTCGATCCAAATTTTCATGATTTCACTGTCCATCCAGCCTTTTTCTTGAACAGTTACGACAACGCCACGCTGTTTTGGATCCTTGGCATGGTCTTACGTTTGCAAATGACCAGCGGTTTCAGTTTCCCGtgtatgcaaattagtgtaGCAATAAACGAAAGGTTCCGTGTATAATGCGCAGTGTAAATTTTGAACTTCGAATTTCGGAAAAAAAGTGCgcattatacacgggtaaatacggtaataataataataacaaggctgtgctctaacagCACCCGGTCacctgaggcgactaacatttggctcTGGGcgagtgaaaaaaattacttggtCGCTCGGCCGGGCActctggcttattgtatttcttGCAGATAAGGcagctaaaaattttaatatgctggtggttacagtttacgaaacctctcagaaaatgtcTCATCTTCGTACAAAACAATCGGTTCAAAGGCCGTTTcacatgatttcacatgtaacataatccGTGACTTTGCACATGACGGCCAGCGGCCGCACGaagttcgattccttctcaaaaaatagcattaattaaatttcaaacgtggagtttggcatttggttacttctgctctgacagcAGTAAAGCGCGACCGGCGAAGCGGTACAATTTACTTCTGTATGAACCCGAGACTCGCAGTTTATACAAATTTAATATGTTTATGATGTTTCGCGGCTGCACCTGCTTGACTAAAATATAtttaggttatggttgtttttcccctgtatatgaaataacgaaataaaagAAGGGAAAGATatattgtttgttgttgttttagaaaaaGAGCAATCCCGCATTGTCTTTGGTTCATGACAAATCACTccgtgccctaaacaaataacgctgtgactggcgcttcgaccgaacaaaaagctcattccaataaacattttactgaaaatgtaaggaaaaaatattttagttctgtcctgtagcgatgattttcgtccagatcaagatgacttgctaagagaaaaaaatgatagCTTTTGGGCTGCggtggtttcattgtttcacggcagttttcacaaaatctCCACGGGAATCAAGCGGCATTGATTCACGtttagaaaatttattttcaacccaactaaccagtaaaaGGGTTTACCTCTATTAGACCCAAACCTTTTTGCATAAACCTGCtgcaatctttactttttcacttttaaacccaaaaaaaCATCAGTGGCATTGCCACTTTTCTTGTCTTTCTCAAAAAGGCGTGAAAAATTTGAGGGGTTGcgggtttttcttgcactagcgagtTCGACGATCATCAGAGCAGTTACTGTAGCAGCAATGGTTTTTCGAGAGagagatggatgaagatcttgctgcgttgttgatctcagatatttaattaaataaataaataattaattcgggcaaccaacttggagggctgggcaccccagccgaaattttccttagagcacaatcttgaataataataataataataataataataataataataataataatggagcgattttcaattgagtgcggTTGGGTGCTTACCCTtaattttagccaaaaaatctggaaatttcggtttgaggtcaaatggaaaggcaattttccagaaaatcttttcggaaattgtggacaacctccagagatAGTCCACTTTTTCCGTTTGGTATGGAATTCAGGAAATtcccttaccatttgcgagaatcaTTGCATTTCCAGgacctttctcacaagatcgagtaaatatgtgataaaatatgTGGAATGGAATGCCGGgttgtaaatggtaagcgccattctcaccCAGTTGGTCAATAAACTcagaaaatcgcttacctttatgcaacgatcattccatctggattatttggctaaatggtaagcaccccttgattttcaaaagcaaaaagaaTTCTTGCAGTGTTAACATTATTCTTTATCACcgaaaaaaaacattattctctgtaaagtacatgtacacttgCTCTGACTGACAATCATTAAcattttgaaatatatttttttgcatgtctgttctacatgcatgtatgttcaaatattttttcccatTATGTAAACTCATTTCTAAAATACCATCTgaaaagaaacataatttgttttttagatattgaacagttttttaaaaatagatttaaTTTAGAATAATTTTGCTTACAGCAACTTATACACAtgtatgttgcaggtcattttgtttcttaggttaattgcaaccaaactaggtcgTTTTGATGCAATTTTCTGTATCTTACTTGATGGATaatttttcttctgaaagttaCATGTTAGGTACTTTTTCCATACCTGCATACAGTGTAATCAATTTGATTCTTAATTTATGCCAGGCCCAGTCTCAAGTCATGTTCAGGAGTGATTATTATacgtattaataataattattgttattataaatgAACATGCTTATGATTAATTTATTCGTTCatcacttgtacatgtacagcaTGCTTGTCTTGAATTAATTATTTATCATTTCATTCTTTTGTCACCTGTTAGTGTGGCTTCTATAAATATGTTGAGGATTGAAAACAAATGGTTTGGCTTCGTGAAAATTTAATTCATTTGGAGCAATCAATTGTGACCACTCCTGGTATAGTACGCATGCATGTATGTCTAATTTATCAACAACAAGATACATGATTGTATTTATTTAATGTCTTCAAAACCAGTGTAACATTTTGTGTGAGGTTTTCATCTCAGCTGTAGAGTGATGGTTTTTCATGGCCATCAGACGCCAACGAACAAAAAGAAGTGAGTTGTTGACTGCTATTGtagatttttatttcaaatttcttctGAAGTATTCATGATAGATTGAGAGGTAGATGACtcactttttcctttttgcctGAATGTACTGTATTCACAGGTGATGCTGAATTCATGTATGTTCATGATTCAACTtgtctttgaattttttttttatctgagTCTGTTAGTGTTTATTTTTCTAGTAaaagcaaataattttattctcttagaACGTAATATTCCCTTGATGAGTCTATGACTAGCTTGTGTTTCACTTCaaattttaaagagaatttggcagatttttttatttactgaaTGGAAACATGGTTTGATGAgataaaaaacaataataaattactgTAGTCAGAAAAATTTATGGATACTGATTTTCCTCCCATGTCCTTTAGTCTTTTAAAACTCAGAATTTTCACTTCAAAACCTTGCTTGTAAAGAGACTGGGGATAGCAGAACTGTGACATCAAGACAGGAAAGGAAATATTCCAGGGcccaaattttccttttttttagatcatcagaagttgctgaaactgCCTTGAGATGCGTTGTATTTGGTTGCAATGAAGTTagacaagaaaatgaaatttctaTCCCTAAAATTTCCTGTGTGAACTCTTGTTTTGACATCACAGTTCTGCTATTGCCAGTCTCCTTACTAGCCCCGGCATTATACGTACCCCAATGCAAGTGAAATTCTGAGTTTTAAAAGGTTAAAGGACATGGAAGGAAAATCGGTATGGAATTTTTCTAATTGTGTTTATCTCAGAAAAACATGATCTTTCTATTGAGTAAATAAAAGAGAATCTGTCATTTATATACACGTAAAGTTTTAGGGCATCTGCTCAAGAAATGAAGATCCGCTTAGTTCCAAGGTGCAGTCTGGCAGTCTTGTGTCATAACCTTGAAATTTCAGACtggtattaattttatttagagCTTAGTAATACCAaagtttgcattacttttggcTTTTGGAGCAAAATAATTACACAACAATATAATTTACAGGTTCTTCATTTGACAgctacacatacatgtatgcataCAGCCTTTGAGTTGAGTAATAACagttaataataatgacaaaaaCCAAGGCATCAGCAActgaaacaagaacaaaaaaggcAATGTCAGTATCTACTGCCAACAGGACATCAATAATAAGGACAAAAACTAGTGCAACAACtactgcgcaccggtggctcagttggttgatgggggaggttgtgagttcgactccggccggaccaacactcagggtctttaaataactgaggagaaagtgctgcctttgtagttacatccgcaaatggttacactttcaagtcttcttggataaggactagaaACCacaggtcccgtctcacaaatatcttccatgttcatcagttccctgtgggatgttaaagaacccacacactattcgagaagagtagaggATGATtatttcccggtgttgtggctgtcctctgtgagtatatgggtgggtgggtatagcaggtccacatcagctgaatagctgccaaaacttcaacctgctaaaacaaataaatattaaacaaaCTGCACAATCTTCTACACTTAAAAACAGTAACATTTTGTTTCTATTTCATTAATAAATACTATCATTAACAAGTTGCTACTAACAGctgtaacaacaacaaccgACAACGATAAAGGATTAATAGCAATagtaaatgatgaaaacaaattCTTATGTGTAAATTTTACTGCAATAGAAAATTAATTGAGTTGCAACTAGTATTCTCTGTTGCAGGCTGGGCTAAGGGCACATtacaaattataattataacccTTTGACGCCTAAACAGGCGTAAACTGGCCAGACTCAGAccgtcaatggggaactcccaggagtcaatgggttatccACTCACCGAAAAAACATATTGTACATTGTATATTAAACATATTGTATTAAAAAGTGATACATTATTTAATACTCACTGTCAGTGATTGTTTCTTTTGACAGGGGATGACTTAATGGGTGGACCGTCAGCTCATGTAAGTTCCTAATTGGCTTACTGATTTAACGTCTTGGGAACATTATTAATTTGTATATTCTGGAGCTTTTGAATTCTTGCCAaatgtatattaatttttttatctctGCTTTTTAAGCTTGAACCATTGGAAAAAGAGTGGTTCATTACAGCAGCAAAAGCAAACAGAGCTCAGATCATGTGTCTGCTGGAGCAGGACCGGAATCTGGCCACAAAAAGGGTGAAGTGTAATAACCATTTTTAGCTTTGAACTTGCTTGCAGctgaaatattcaatttctAATAGAACATTTGCATCAATAATGTATTCCACTAATGGTGCAATTCTCCACCAAGATTGTTATCGGATCAAGAACATTAAAGCAAAATTGAATAATAACATTCACACATAATCACAGTATAATATTACACATGTATTCACAAGTTGATTTGAACATTTCAAGTTATGTTAACACATTAAAATATAAAACTATGTTGTTTTGTTGCAAGTGAATTGGGAGTATACAGTGTATTTCATTTTagatttaacaaaaaaaaatgactaattaaaatctaatttttcttttttttttatgatttcaGGACTTTATGTTGGTAAGTACTTTAAAATGTCAGAATGCACTGTCATATACAATGTATTTTTATGTACATTGTACCAGTGAGGATGTCTTCCAGGTTTATTTCATATTATAAACTGTGGTTTcagtaatattattaggctgatttagcaactgaacgggaacgtcagtggcgacgtcgcgcgccaatgagaatttagaatagagaagaaaagagtggagtctattctattctgaattctcattggtgttttttctgcgcgcgccgtcgccactgacgttcccgttctgttgctaaatcagcctattacaacccttttgtatttatgttacttagacctactgccctcattttgaatcAAATATTCTTTGAAATTTTCTTGTCGAAGCGAGGCTAggaaggcttattagcattaaaacagaagaataaaaattattttatttggccgtcattatgaaagaggtctattgacgagtaaaattgtctggcattagacagagtaaaatactaaatataggctggtttaggggtgaaagagTTAAGAATGCTAGTGTACATGTATCTGATCACATTAGTCTGTTGTTAACAGAAAATTAGCCAACTGTTGGCCCTCTGGTACTTGTGTACGCTTTTCCGCGGCTGTTGGTACATATTGAAACCACTGTACCACTAccacaaaaaattatttcttcAATCAGCTTACAATGACTGTGTGTTCAATTACCCTCCTGGCAGCAATTTTTGTTGTATACTGGTATAAGatatgaaattttctttttgttcaacTCTGTGCTGTACTGactgttgtttgttttcttttttccatcaatatttgtttgctGACTTCTCATATACAGGGGGTAAGCAAAATTATTAATcttttttgaacaaaaattaatttttccccATGGAGAATTGATAAAATTATTAATTGTTAATGCTCAGTTCCAAATTATCTTATTGTTAAAACAAGTCATTAACTTGTTGTCTTTTTCATCCTCGTACATGTACGTGTGCTGATACCATGTGGGGGTTCTTGGCATTCATACTATAGTATGTAAGTGATTATGATGAAGTTTCTTGTCTCTTCTGCTTACTTTTTTGCTAATTTTATGATGTAGACgttttgattgatttgattgtGTGACAGCATCACAGGTTCTGGCTTTTTGACTAAAGGACattaataatttaaattatctttatttttaaattaacttaTTCATggggtttcaaaacaaaatgacaGCACTTGAATATGGCTACATGTAACATTCTTACCAGGAACAGAGCAAAGTAGCAAACAGCCATAAATTAAGGGGATTTATCACAAGAATTAACCCTACCAATATTATAATAATTCCTAGTTTGAGTGAATGAAACTGATGTACATGCATTGTGGCTCGTGTGCAGTGTTGGTTAAAATGGTTTGCAAATTGTATAGTCTGCCTAGATTTTCATGggtgaatagaccttttcagcttgtacgttttgttttcccatttcagaccacatgatgttactctagggaacagtgtctttcaaatgtcgtcttatgcacgtgaatatgtatgcataacttatgaaaaaacaaaagaaacattcccttgagaac
The Montipora capricornis isolate CH-2021 chromosome 10, ASM3666992v2, whole genome shotgun sequence genome window above contains:
- the LOC138022501 gene encoding ankyrin repeat domain-containing protein SOWAHC-like, producing the protein MSANETITHDSVRDFLVKNDGKVKNIDLVHHFRQQLNDPVNKSKVRGEFKEIVNTIATVQAIDGEKYFVLKRPKEAPAVLRKPPRPTKQRDRPVSGPPAFRGAKLEEMPGGSVMHIRQHSRDGSPDLGHSNKENDKPAERKESRGERPMSINGSAVDSGVDTDSSSSVGSITESSTVQMLKKQFLNSGKLASSVGQSTDKLSRSNDDLDRMEEDVEGDDLMGGPSAHLEPLEKEWFITAAKANRAQIMCLLEQDRNLATKRDFMLGVSKIINLF